Part of the Mya arenaria isolate MELC-2E11 chromosome 8, ASM2691426v1 genome, acatgaattttgagatgtaaacatttaactaatttctaaacaatgcaaaatattaattattgataacaataatTTAGTCGTGAATATAATAGCTGAAGAcgcacaaatatttaatgactgGCGAGTGCTTAAAATTTTTcagtgatcaactattgtccaataaggtagaaataccgtgttttcttcacctttctttcaaattaaactcggtatccttcataagaacatttGTATCAATGATGGAACTGCTCATTtgggagtgcatctttaaaatgtaaaaaggaaCTAAAGGAAAAACTAATTGAAGCCAAAGCTTGGACAATTCGAGTTCTTAGCCCGACACGGTCcgtatgaaaatagaaggagtTACGGTTTATTGCGAATGCATTATTTCAGTCTCGAAGTTTGTAGGTGACGTGACCCTAACCCTGGAACTTAACCCTTGAATTATGTTTTCATCAAAAGAATTCAATCCAatcaggaaaaaaaataaataaacactagtCTGGTTACCTTTGGCATAAACCTGTTAATTCAATACATTATCGGGGTAACCATCTTATACCGGTCAGTTATAAACACAGACTTATCACTGTGGATAACGAGAAGTAAACACAGGTCCGGTCACCTTTggcatatacatgtacctgtaaaatcaataaataatcgGGTTAACCATCATATAATGGTCAGTTATAAACACAAACTTATCACTGTGGATTACCACCAGTTTACGTACAGTCTTTTTTTCTACTGAAGCTGAGTTTCACGTGCAAGAGGACAACTATTTTCTTAATTACCTCTGCAAGCATTATGTTgattgtccggtaagcgcagtggttagcgcactcgcttctcaccaaggcgacccaggttcgattctCGGCCTGGGCGCATGCGAGTTTGGTAAGTgatcaccaagccggacaagtgggttttccccGGGTACTCCTGTTTCCCCCGCAACACACGACCGCACCCCCGCGTTTCATCGGCCATCGAGAGTGACTTTTgtgcaattttaacatgttaaagCCTCTATCGGAACGGTAACAATAGAAAATGAGCAAGACTTTCCTATCAAGCTAGATTGAttgattatatcattataattaccAACTACACACCAATGTACCATGCTGTGATTACCATGTATATAATGATGATTACAATTTATtgctatttaaatgtttacGATTATcctttaaattatattcttgaaataaatgaacattttatagtGGTGTGTCAACTAGCGGAACTGCGCGCGTGTGGACTGGTTGTACAGCCGGGGaaaactagttgatgttatcactgttttcaGTGCTCtcatcaatttttctttttgtaattgtatgaaTATATTAAGGAACAGCTTTTGTAAACACTTGTTCTAATACGTGTACCtattttaaactacattttGCATATGCTTCCatgtcacaagctcattgttatattttgttttgttatgtataCTTTGTTATTCATATGGAAAAATAGCTAATTTAGCTTAGGCTgcttgttatcatatacccaacattaaataatgattcttgtatcttgtatatgTTCTATTACTAGCGAATTCAGGGGGAGGAGGTCACCCATAAAATACTCCCAAAAtacaccatttcggactagaaattgataaaaaaaaaaaaaaattgggggaGAGCCAAACCCCTGTCAAcacttttaaccaaataaattaCGTTTCTGAGGGAGGGCCGCAAGTTAAAAGGGAACGCCCCCCTAacttacgccccctctaacgtcgaattCTGGATCCGCCCCATGCGGACTATAACTACCGTGCGGATATATTACAACGCTGTTCACTTTTACCGCACGCTATTTATTGAACGATGATAACATGGTACATAACAGTTACGTAACACACAACCTCgtgattgaaataatacatgcacatgtatatagCTACAGCGTAAGATGTCAATAACTCGAATTGGCGGTGCCGTATCAATCACTTTTATTTGCATCGGTGGTTTTACAACCGTCAATTTATCACAGTAAACAATCgtttaataaatgaaaagcaTTAAAGAGACCTCttgctcccaaataagattttccaaaattaatagtagtgttttaatttcaaaaaaggatgaataaatgtcaaaaacaattgttcttataaaggataacgagtttgatttgaagaaaataagcatatttaataacacagtatttctaccttatgagactacagTATaccgcagtaaatcttttagcattcaccaatcatttaatatgtttgcactTTCCGCtattgaatatgtttgtttatagtttccataaatgctctattaagtaagtagttcaaggtttatcagtcaaaaattgtgtttgttatacatgtgtatgtattgatttttaataagagtgtcactttaactattCAACATTTGTTTGCACATGTATAcgtttataaaaatgattgataGTTGCAATTTGTTTCATTCACTCAGCTGCAACCAAGATTAAAAGGTTTAAATGCTTTCAATTTTATTGATGGAGAGAACTTAGTAATAcgtatttaaaactatttattattgtaaatatatttatttgtatacgCGAAAGAAAACGTGCACTTAATTAGGCTATAGGCAGAGGTACTTTTCCACATCTATATTTACTGGAAAAAAACCTACTGAATATTTTGCCATTTTCTGCCTCTTCGCTGTTGGAGGGTTAAGGAGTTATAGCATGCATTAAACGTTATTGCTTTAGATATGAAAAGTAGTGTCTTGTATTCTATGTCATTGACGTTGACCTTGCGCCATCaaacgggtttatgtttaaactttcgaccactgggcttgtttctgtagtttttcatataatattgttattgattttttttctgaaatatttgttaaaacattaatattttatcttgtttGATTCTATGGaccatttcttttaaacatattagcACAAACAGCAGAAAACTGCCTTTAACGCTACTGTCTATTATTATAGGCCTGTATTGtatcaaattttattatatgcctatcaatgttatttttcatatccaacagtgaaaatgcagcacgccgtattgaaaaatccgcaTCACCATCCTGTCGTTTTCTAATTCCGTAATTCTCATGCACTACCGTGTATAGTCTCAGAACTATTTCGCGTTGCTAAAACTAGCTTGACaaaaaaactggtaaaacctgtcaacatTGATATAAGATACATAAAATTATCTAGCTTTACTCACCCTCCAGAATCATGTAGATATTCAGGAACATAGTTCTTCAAAGAAACATGAGGATACGtacgaagcagagaacacttccaatctatATAGACAACTAgatgtttgccatttcgaagttcataaattAGGATTACCATAAACATGAGCAGCTCGCCATTACAATGAAGTgggcgaattcgcgtcatcgacagaaatagcgattgactcaaTTCTGTATATAATGACCGTCAACAAATCCCACGAATACTCACTtcgttaaaaagttaaaaatgtccgcgttacgtctacaaaaaatgacgattagtgtatactcgtaaaataagtacagTTTCaaactttgttgttgttgttgttgtttttgtgctgtgacattaaataatagttttcgTATTAGCTTTTctataataatatttgatatataaaatattttcttcttattttgctcaataaagtgattcagtaacttctgacttcgtttcgctgtagtagcctcccttgacttcaatacacaaaagaACGTTACTCAATCATAAGCGCAAGTCATtccatattttgacatttgacagatggcggtaaattttaatcaaattgaaaccgaaacaTAAAAATTCGTTATTTGATTAACAAGTATATAATCACtggaatattacaataaaacgcttttctggtgacctgcatcacgtctcgttcggtgagtaaacatgtatccgtctcAGTctgcggtctcgacggatacgtgtttactAACCTCTCGACGttatacaggtcaccagaagaGCGTCTTAATATCCCCTATGcacgttatttttttatttaaagatgcactcttactcccaaataagatttaccatcattaatgtttttttttaataaaccaaaaaaTTATGAAtagatgtcgaaaacaatgaggTTTTTTAAGAGATACCGagcttaatttgaaagaaaggtgcagaaaacacggtatttctaccttatgaggcgATAGAAGATTGCAGTAGTCTTGAAGCACTCattaaccatttaatattttgcgaattcaactattaaattcacggttacaatcagttattaatattttccattattcAGGAAGTAGAAAAAGGTTTAtcgctcaaaatttatgtttgttttacatacatatgtaaaatcggtattacaatacatttaattgcGTTTTATAAGAATTACGCCCTGTGCGTGATTGTGTTTGATTTGGGCggacattttaaaacagtgaaaaatatcaaattgatattttcaccacctgaaacagtgaaatatcaatgttatttcaccgaaaaaatatatttatactacCGGAAAGCACACACACCGGGATAAGATCCATTTTAGATACGCAGTAAAATGCACcgaaatataagtatttttttcccCATTTCTTATCGTTTTCTGAATATTAAAAATGCTACATTATTTATTCGCAAGTTTGAGTCAAGGGTGTCGTATCAGTCTTACGATGTTTGCttctttaaagataaaatttaatttaaaaaagtaagtAGCCGTATATTTGTTCGTacaatacaattgttataaacatgtttatccCAGTAGGGCACGAAGTGCACCTATTCGGAAGTGCCTACGCATCGTCACATGccttatttcttttcatttacacatgacagtgaattaaagcatggttataccacctcagaccattggctagtttccattttcatatgttttgaagctgaatgtttggtgcttgaaaaaaacaacaacaggctgaacatgctggattTACTTGAATTACTTTTTCACCGCATTATCTGTCCTCGTGCACCGGAAATTGTCATTTTACCGAATAGACAatggttacgttcaaccaattttatttttcttaggaGAAACGTTACTTTTTTTTCTCACGTTGTTAAATGTTAAGTACACAAGTGGAGCTTTCTTCCCATTTATGATGTTGGGGTCGTGAAGAATAAGAAATAGGTGTTATCTTTCATGCATTTTGGTAAATTGACTatataatatttagaaaatttatttagtggtctCTAACCTGTATGTGTTTGCCAAATGTCGACTATTCGGCAATTAATCGATTAAGTGAACAAGGAAAACTACAACACAATCGTTTTGAAAGTTTGGACATTCACTTAACTTTCAAACTTTATTTCGAATCAAAACATTGATATTCAGGTTACGAATCCAAACTAAAATACTAAATTgattcaaacaaaaaacattattggaAACAGATGTCATATAGAATCAAATTTgactttatcaattttattgcGTTGTTATGTTGTATTCCATCCTAGCCAATGATGTTGGTAGGCTCGGTTTCAAACAGAAGAAACCCACTGAACATCGTGTGACAGTAGCCGTGAATTTCCCCTTGGCCTGAACTCGCTATCCATACTTCAGAACCTTGCTTCATTTCAAGTGTCCACATTTCTCCGACAGATTCAACTTCAGTTATACCTTGTGCAGAAGAATAGATGCCGTCGATAATAACGCCGTCGTGAACAAAGTTAAGATACAGGGAATGATTTGGTCGTGACATTGCTGATAGGTGAAAGGCATAGACGCCGTTGATTGGTGCGTGGAATATGCCGGTTGAATTGCGGTAGGCTTGGCCATAGTTGGTTATGATACGGTCGAAAATTATCGTTTGATGTGCGCCAAGATTCGTCAAGTCTTTGACTCCAACGCAAGAAGTGAATGCAGTTGGGCCGTTTCCAGCTGTATTAAGACAAGACAAtagttatttttatacatttagtCAGGAaattaatacagaaaaatagGTGATTTGTATGTTATCGATCTACCGGTATACTTATCTTTAGTTTATACATGCATAGCAATGATGtatacattgcatacatacAGTCCAATTGCTTACAACTTAAAACttatcaaacataaatagaacaagTGGACAACATAAAGtggaatatatttgttttaacacgGTGATCAAAAATAAGTAATGCATATCGACtgtgataataataatgctGAAAGGTTATTATAGCTGCAAATGAGTACATACACTCTATTTATCAGATGTAGTACAAAGACAATACCAAAGGCAGTTAGCTGGTTAGGTTCTTgtgttatatttaaagaatatctGCATCAAACGCTTATATATAAACCGGCCTTGACTTAGTGTTTGCTTCGACCGGCAAcctgtatttaattaaaattgatgtcTTTTATTAATGTGAGGTGTCCACATTGCAAATGTCTCGTTCTCATGTAGTGTAAACGGATTTTACTGCTTGTGGAAGTTCTTGCCcgttttacataaaacatatcgGATaaatgccggtacatcagtagaagtaccttgataaatttacataattgtattaatttattgtgGTGTTTAAACGTGTTCAAATTTATTGCAAGTGAAATGTGTAATTGCATAAAcattaagattccaaagagtaCAGTAATTAAGTTAATcagctaaattgaaattactacgcgatctacttgcattGTAGTTAGATATATAAAACaactgacattgtaaaccgtccattaacatccgaggttattttcgatggaaaaagGCCAAAGAGCCCCAAATGAATTAACCGGGGTTGCTGACGAAGAAACCGCTTTACCTTGACGCTTACCTGCTTGGCGAGCGAATTTATTTCCAATATCGATGTCCGGGATTGCGTGTCGATTTCTTGTAGTCGTAtgcttaaatgaaaaaaaatggttttataaacataaattataaagcCGGATATTTATACTGATATGAGTGTTTGATGTATGTTGCTTCTTTCGATGTAGCTTTAATCGCATGAATGATAACAGTATTAGCCAGAGATTGTGAATGTGAAATtgtgtttatgtatgatttttatatataaacatttttttttttcattttcacccTGAAATGCACCGCATAATTTAAGTTTTGATTTTATACGTATCCCATCACTCTTGTCGAAAAGCCAAAGCAAGTAGTGTTGGCTTTGTGTATATGTACGAAGCAATTTGTATGTTCCTGTTGTTTCTGCcaattgttttgaattataaTAAGCCCATGTGCGTTTGGTTTATGGTCGCTAGGCCCACGGTTCCTCCGTTTtcacccacaacacaagaccacaccctTGCATAAcattgtgccaatgagagtgattaatataatgatgtaaaaactggtttcacaatcgttgtgaaATCAATAAGATTAAACTAAATATAGTTGAGTAGGTAAGTCATGTTCCTTTTTTCTCTCAATAAAGATGTGTTTGAATATCAGTTTGACTTGCAAGAACCTATAAAAGTAtccaataaataaaacaaaaaaaaatattaaaaaatcgaAAACTAAATTGTCGTCGGGTGTATTCCAATTCCATTTGTTAAATGAAGTGTATGGAATTTTCTTCTCTTCATCTGTTTTTGTCAGGAGGTAGAATGGGTAGAATTAgtttaacaattcatttttacattttgaagtaaatatcaccatgccccaatttctcgaaacttctcaagtcccttataacaggattaagctaatctcactatttttgtttttctatacatgtattattctaaacatttaattatgcGAGAGTTTGTATACGTTAtgaagtaaatatttgtataataatcacaattaactatttttcattaatcaaaatcgattttaagtatgtattttggctaattgaaataagcgacatAAGCCgattaagcttaagaagtttcgagaaattggtgCCGCATCACGTAAATAATTCTATTGCAGTATACTATCCGTGTACTGTTTTGTGTGGATGCATTATTAATGTTGCCGCATTACGTGGTCTGAGATAATCAAGGTAATGAATTTGATTAATGTAGGTTGTAAAACCGGAAACATTTTCTTTCCAACGACTAAATACTTTACAAGCTTCATCAAAACAAACCTGGCTCTCGATGTACTTTATCGTTTTCTTCAGGTGCATATTTTCTTCGACAAGGGTTACCACAGCTTTCTCCAGATTAGTAAGTCTTTCGTCAACAactttttgaaatgtattttcattttcattgttaacaCATGCAATATGACTTATTGCATTCGTGACCAGAAGGCCAAGGAATATCCATATGTCTGTCATCTTGTTTCCATACATGAATAGAACCACATTCAAACTTCCTTTAATAGATATTATCTATGACCTGGGCACATTTGGTATCGGCGTGCTTTGTAAGATAACGCATGCCTTCAAATACGTAGACATGCTCTCTGGCATAATTTATGTAGAGGtcacttgtttgtttcagtgtcaGATCGTAAAATATGTCACCGAGTTAGCACCAGATCCGTAGCCATGAGGAAAATATATACTATTGGTATTTATGAGATAATATATTGCACTATtgtactgaaacaaacatttttctttttatacataacagtgcattattttttatttcacatataaACTACCAAAAGTGATTCATACACTCATTGCAGATAGTTTACAAACATGAGAGCATTATAAATGCAAAGTATGCAGATACTTTATGCAGGGTcataatgaatacatatatgaaaacaaagaatGCACTGAGTTTAAAGTTGTCCGAACGGAATTATACATTGAGTTTCAAATGCTGTTAAAATACAAATAGGATTACATagaattataacattttaaaacgttATCCCAAAAACAAATTTCTCCGGAAgagaatgtatgtatatatattaaaaacctataaaatatatatcatgtgagAATTCTCCAATCAATATACGAGAGTGGAAACTGGACGTTTTATTGGGGAACCACTGGATCTTAATATATGCAGATTATGCCAGCTTAATCATATTGAGGACGAGAAATACTTTCTTTTTGAATGCAATCGTTACAGTGATCTGcgtttgttatacatgaacaaaataatttcacgtCATGATATAGACAGTAAACTATCCATTCTAATGTCCTCATACCCTAGGAAACTAtctaaatatattgtaaatgctTACATAAAAAGACGAACTATTATGTACGcttaatgtgatatttgatcACTTTTTTTTCTACCGCTCTTGGAACTTACATTGTATCTGTAATACTAACTGTGTTATGATACTTGTCAATTTATGTTATATACCTTATGCCACTTTCATTACACTTAAGATATGGTGACCTATAGACACAATGGGTCGGGtgcaaatgtttgtatatatgttatcacAATTCTGTTTGAATTGCACAtgtcacaataataaacaatttacttacttatACGCCTAAGAAACGAGTGATGAacgtttacatatttttttaacactaAGTGCTGAATGATTTTTAAACGtgtataacaaatattgatagtttcatgaactattttttctttctACTGATGAAGAGGTTCAGGAATTTTACATAACTCGGTGAATCATTAAATACAgcttttattaatgtttttctcAGATTAAAGAAAATCAGGACATTCTTCAATATAATGTAATCATCACCTATCGTGCTATTGCAACATGTTCATTTTACTTTTCTCATATTTCTCCATCTCTTTCGTAATATTGCAAAACTCCTTGTATTTATGTCATAAATGGTCTTaagataatttttcatttaaaactttgtttttttagatgtgtttttttttatctaaaacgTGTCgatgtatttcatgtttttgaccagttaataataaacaaatccTTTAACTTTTGTGTCTCTAAGAGGGTTAGGCATCTACAATTACTTAATGTATGTGATAACCAAATCCCATACATTCctctttttattaacatatcttAAATAGTATTGATCAAGATGAATTTATTTGAATACCCGTTTTTTTTCAGATGATCATAAAGACTTTATATGGCAAAATAAAGTAGCGAAGGCTTAAATTGTGCTTCAAAAATTAAAGTTGTACCttttatcaatttaagtttCAAAATCCCCATATTTTACACCCATAAAGAAATACTGGTTTAACAAGcttattaaacaagaaacaagatacaagatacaagaatcttagttaaagtcgggtatgtgttaaagagaaacattagctcaatgagctattttccgacatgaacaacaaacatacataacatatcaaataacaataacaatgagcttgtgacctagaaataaaagtatatatgttaaaatgaacacatattggagcacgtatacaaatacaaaaagcAAAATAGGATTAGAGCATCGTGAACAATGCAAAAAGGCATTTTttacacattgaacatttacaagagGGACCTTTCCAGTAGcggatcagccttctaaattccAGGTAGTTTTGGGAGACCCTTATTTCCTTTGGGAGGCTGTTCCATACCTGACTGGCCTCAAAGCGGAAAgagtttttctatatttagttgTTCTTACTGATGGAACGTCTACACAGTTTTCGTATCtcagattaaaattacatgtcttaaaagttacaaggttttgaacatattctgcTGAGATACCATACtgacatttgtaagtttcaatagcaATGTATCTTACCCTACTCAaatgtaatgttggcaattgaactatatgaagaagattttcgtaagttgaggtgtaatcattaaaaacaattttaaagctctgtattgaatcttttctaatttgtctgtgttggtcttgatacaaaaatgccaaatgacaggacagtagttgaaattggatctgataaaaagtttaaagataataagcttagtattggttgTCAAATTTGCTTAGTCTTTGAAGAATATTCAATTGCTTAGCAgctttttttgcacattttagaaatctgggcatcaaaatttaataaactgtCTACTTCAACACCTAAAACTTTCACTTGCTCTTCACAAACAATGGTGTgattaagtatattgaattgttttattttttaactgacCTTGAGCCAACTGAAATTGCCTGAAATTTGTTAGTGTTAACCTGCATTTGATTGGAAGTAaaccagtttatcaaaatgttactttcttttTCAAGAGTGGTCTCAACAGCATCAGGATTTTTATCACACACAGAAAGAGTATTGTCATCTGCATAATCATACAAAGCTGCGCATCATTGATAAAGTAGTAGATGTCATTAAGGAAGATGTTGCAAACTAAAGGCCCTAGTATTGACAAGTAAATTTGCATACTAATTGGAAAGTATACTGATTAAGCATTTCTTATGAAGGAAATACATAGCTTTATTAGCGTGATTTGTAATATGACTAGATACCTGTACTCTGTCACAGTTTCTATGCCCATATTATCAAATTCGAATGTCTGATTCATCATTCTACCAGATGAGaatcattgtttaattaatattaacttttaaatgccACAAGAGACAGTAGTCATGGtttgcat contains:
- the LOC128245141 gene encoding complement C1q tumor necrosis factor-related protein 3-like isoform X1 translates to MHLKKTIKYIESQHTTTRNRHAIPDIDIGNKFARQAGKRQAGNGPTAFTSCVGVKDLTNLGAHQTIIFDRIITNYGQAYRNSTGIFHAPINGVYAFHLSAMSRPNHSLYLNFVHDGVIIDGIYSSAQGITEVESVGEMWTLEMKQGSEVWIASSGQGEIHGYCHTMFSGFLLFETEPTNIIG
- the LOC128245141 gene encoding complement C1q tumor necrosis factor-related protein 3-like isoform X2, with translation MHLKKTIKYIESQHTTTRNRHAIPDIDIGNKFARQAAGNGPTAFTSCVGVKDLTNLGAHQTIIFDRIITNYGQAYRNSTGIFHAPINGVYAFHLSAMSRPNHSLYLNFVHDGVIIDGIYSSAQGITEVESVGEMWTLEMKQGSEVWIASSGQGEIHGYCHTMFSGFLLFETEPTNIIG